One window from the genome of Paramisgurnus dabryanus chromosome 20, PD_genome_1.1, whole genome shotgun sequence encodes:
- the msh6 gene encoding DNA mismatch repair protein Msh6 isoform X2: MAKQSSLFNFFTKSPPLVTKAKSSPSPVEADVPSNKSNTSPKEEAKINKKTTSKPVKDHQKTGHAKLFGDKAVSAKQSAGALVWAKMEGHPWWPCMVVPQPLTGQQMRGRGRDQRLHVHFFDEPPTRGWVNTKYIRDYQGSDSPDAKSGGVFFSGKPVIRKAMELADLAMKESAEQRLKMPMCADPSDEEEGDEEDMEVEKSTLSDEEMSEEEVEEKVKPGRRSSRAAAEKGQKSKRRRIVVASDSEDSGEEFKPDQHAAGSSDEEEEEETVSSGVEEESEPEAEPDSPVKPLKRKRSEKPAKAKNKPASSNTPKRAPVTSVTPSLGSNTKSRLSAFSAPDNFESQNSGTGGQDGGSTVWDHEKLDWLQDGKRKDGQRKRQSDENYDPTTLYVPEDFLNRTTPGMRRWWQLKSEMFDTVLFYKVGKFYELYHMDAVIGVNELALTFMKGSWAHSGFPEIGFGRFSDVLVQKGYKVARVEQTETPEMMEARCKAMARPTKFDRVVKREVCRIITRGTQTYSVLDGAPSETQSKYLLSVKEKSEEDSAGHGHIYGVCFVDTSVGHFHVGQFQDDRHCSRLRTMVAHYSPAQVLFEKGNPSAETLKMFKAILSSALQEGLNAGSQFWDAQKTLKILAEEDYFKESTADNEGGSVLPLTLKAMTSESDSLSLTPKKGYELALSALGGCMFYLKKCLVDQELLSMGNFEEYIPVDVEMEQAGGASCFFAKTRQRMVLDGVTLANLEILQNSSTGGPEGSLLERLDTCCTPFGKRLLKQWLCAPLCNPSSIADRLDALEDLMGAPSQATEVTDLLKKLPDLERLLSKIHSMGTPLKGQDHPDSRAVLYEELIYSKRKIADFLAALEGFKVMKEIVSVMDPIAEDFRAKLLRQVLLLKSEDKEGLFPDLSPELKRWDTAFDHQKARTTGVITPKAGFDPEFDQALSGIKDCEKDLQEYLDKQKKRLGCKNLSYWGTGRNRYQLEVPDSVSERSLPEEYEVRSTKKGWKRYSTKEIERLFSELQSLEDKRDAALKDCMRRLFYNFDKNYKDWQTAVECMAVLDVLLSLSRYSQSGDGPMVRPEMVLPGDRCQASPFLDLRGSRHPCVTKTFFGDDFIPNDIFIGCPGDNEEEDQDNMKALSPCVLVTGPNMGGKSTLMRQCGLVVILAQLGCYVPADSLRLTPVDRVFTRLGASDRIMSGESTFFVELSETASILLHATNHSLVLLDELGRGTATYDGTAIASAVVKELSEKICCRTLFSTHYHSLVEDHARDPAVRLGHMACMVENECEDPSQETITFLYKFIGGACPKSYGFNAARLANIPEEVIQSGHKKAREFERSTVSLRLFKKLCSYAEDATAARDEFNTLVQLICSL; encoded by the exons ATGGCTAAGCAAAGTTCCCTGTTTAATTTCTTCACAAAGTCACCGCCGCTCGTGACAAAGGCCAAATCCAGCCCGTCACCGGTGGAAGCGGACGTTCCCTCAAACAAATCCAACACATCTCCTAAAGAAGAGGCGAAAATTAACAAGAAAACCACATCAAAACCAGTCAAAGATCACCAGAAGACCGGCCATGCGAAACTTTTTGGAGATAAAGCGGTTTCTGCAAAGCAGAG TGCTGGTGCTCTTGTATGGGCTAAGATGGAGGGTCATCCCTGGTGGCCCTGTATGGTTGTGCCTCAGCCTCTGACCGGACAGCAGATGAGAGGTCGTGGCCGAGACCAAAGACTTCACGTGCACTTCTTTGACGAACCACCGACACGTGGTTGGGTTAACACAAAGTACATAAGGGACTATCAAG GTTCTGATAGCCCAGATGCCAAATCAGGTGGTGTTTTCTTTAGTGGTAAACCTGTTATTCGTAAAGCGATGGAGCTGGCAGACCTTGCAATGAAAGAGAGTGCAGAGCAGAGACTGAAGATGCCAATGTGTGCGGATCCCTCGGATGAAGAAGAGGGAGATGAAGAGGATATGGAG GTTGAGAAATCAACCTTATCAGATGAGGAAATGTCTGAAGAAGAGGTTGAGGAAAAGGTAAAGCCTGGTCGTCGTTCATCTCGTGCTGCAGCCGAAAAAGGTCAGAAGTCCAAGCGTCGACGCATTGTGGTGGCGTCTGACAGCGAGGACTCCGGTGAAGAGTTTAAACCTGATCAGCACGCAGCAGGTAGCAGtgatgaggaggaagaggaggagacTGTGAGCAGTGGGGTTGAGGAAGAGAGCGAACCCGAGGCAGAACCAGACAGCCCTGTGAAACCATTGAAACGCAAACGCTCTGAAAAGCCAGCTAAAGCAAAGAACAAACCTGCCTCCTCAAATACCCCTAAACGGGCACCAGTAACATCTGTAACTCCATCTTTGGGATCTAACACCAAGTCACGCCTATCTGCTTTCTCTGCCCCGGACAACTTTGAGAGTCAGAACAGTGGTACCGGCGGACAGGATGGAGGGTCCACCGTGTGGGACCACGAGAAACTCGACTGGCTTCAGGATGGCAAAAGAAAAGATGGCCAGCGAAAACGTCAGTCTGACGAAAACTACGACCCCACGACTCTATACGTACCCGAGGATTTTTTGAACAGGACAACACCTGGAATGCGCCGCTGGTGGCAGCTGAAGAGTGAAATGTTTGATACGGTTCTGTTTTATAAGGTTGGCAAGTTCTACGAGCTCTACCACATGGATGCCGTTATTGGCGTGAATGAATTGGCTCTAACCTTCATGAAGGGCAGTTGGGCCCATTCTGGCTTCCCTGAGATTGGCTTTGGACGTTTCTCTGATGTTCTGGTACAGAAAGGCTACAAAGTGGCTCGTGTGGAACAAACCGAGACACCTGAGATGATGGAAGCGAGATGTAAGGCCATGGCACGTCCCACCAAGTTTGACCGTGTTGTCAAGCGAGAGGTTTGTCGAATCATCACGCGAGGCACCCAGACCTACAGCGTGCTTGACGGTGCCCCTTCTGAAACGCAAAGCAAGTATCTGCTCAGCGTTAAAGAGAAGAGTGAAGAAGACAGCGCAGGTCATGGCCACATCTACGGGGTCTGCTTCGTCGACACTTCTGTAGGACACTTCCACGTCGGACAGTTTCAAGATGACCGACACTGTTCCCGTCTGCGTACCATGGTGGCACACTACTCTCCCGCCCAGGTTCTGTTTGAGAAGGGCAACCCATCAGCTGAGACGCTTAAAATGTTTAAGGCCATCTTGTCATCTGCTCTACAGGAAGGACTGAATGCTGGTTCACAGTTTTGGGATGCCCAGAAGACTCTCAAGATTCTTGCAGAGGAAGACTACTTCAAAGAAAGCACAGCTGACAACGAAGGAGGATCGGTTCTCCCTTTGACCCTTAAAGCTATGACGTCTGAAAGTGACTCTCTGAGTCTCACTCCAAAGAAGGGGTATGAACTAGCTCTTTCTGCACTTGGGGGCTGCATGTTCTACCTTAAGAAATGTCTTGTAGACCAAGAGCTTCTTTCTATGGGCAACTTTGAGGAGTATATTCCTGTGGATGTTGAGATGGAGCAAGCAGGTGGAGCGTCATGTTTTTTTGCAAAGACTCGCCAAAGGATGGTCCTGGATGGAGTGACCCTTGCCAATCTTGAGATCCTTCAGAATAGCTCGACCGGGGGTCCGGAGGGATCCCTGCTTGAACGGTTGGATACCTGCTGCACTCCTTTTGGAAAAAGACTCCTCAAGCAATGGCTCTGCGCCCCTCTTTGTAATCCATCCTCTATTGCAGATCGTTTAGATGCGCTGGAGGATCTGATGGGTGCTCCATCCCAAGCTACTGAAGTCACAGACCTACTGAAGAAGCTTCCAGATCTTGAGAGACTACTGAGTAAAATCCACAGCATGGGAACTCCTTTGAAAGGACAGGACCATCCAGACTCCCGAGCCGTTCTGTACGAAGAGCTCATCTACAGCAAACGAAAGATAGCAGACTTTCTCGCAGCGCTCGAGGGCTTCAAAGTCATGAAAGAAATTGTGTCAGTCATGGACCCTATTGCTGAAGACTTCCGGGCTAAGCTGTTGCGGCAGGTGTTGCTTTTAAAATCAGAAGACAAAGAGGGGCTTTTTCCCGACCTTTCACCAGAGCTCAAACGTTGGGACACGGCTTTCGACCATCAGAAAGCTCGGACCACTGGTGTGATAACCCCAAAGGCCGGCTTCGACCCAGAGTTTGACCAGGCTCTTAGTGGAATAAAAGACTGTGAGAAAGACCTGCAAGAATACCTGGACAAACAGAAGAAGAGATTGGGTTGCAAAAACTTGTCTTATTGGGGAACAGGAAGGAACCGTTACCAGTTAGAAGTTCCTGATAGTGTTTCCGAAAGAAGCTTGCCGGAGGAGTACGAGGTGAGATCCACTAAGAAGGGTTGGAAGCGATACTCGACCAAAGAGATTGAGCGTCTGTTTTCAGAGCTGCAGAGCTTGGAAGACAAAAGAGATGCTGCACTTAAGGACTGCATGAGAAGACTCTTCTACAATTTTGACAAGAATTACAAAGACTGGCAAACCGCTGTGGAGTGCATGGCTGTTCTTG ATGTGTTGTTGAGCTTATCCCGGTACAGTCAGAGCGGTGATGGGCCAATGGTGAGACCCGAGATGGTTCTTCCAGGGGACAGGTGTCAGGCTTCACCCTTCTTGGATCTAAGAGGTTCTCGTCATCCATGTGTCACCAAGACCTTCTTTGGCGACGACTTCATCCCCAATGACATCTTCATCGGTTGCCCTGGTGATAATGAAGAAGAGGATCAAGATAACATGAAAGCACTTTCCCCATGTGTTCTAGTCACTGGGCCAAACATGGGAGGCAAATCCACACTAATGAGACAG TGCGGTCTGGTGGTGATTTTGGCTCAGTTGGGCTGTTATGTGCCTGCTGACAGTTTGCGTCTCACTCCTGTGGACCGAGTTTTCACTCGGCTTGGTGCCTCTGATCGCATCATGTCGG GTGAGAGTACTTTCTTTGTGGAGCTCAGTGAGACGGCCAGCATTTTGCTGCACGCAACCAACCACTCTCTCGTCCTCCTCGATGAACTGG GCAGAGGTACGGCCACATATGACGGTACAGCCATCGCCAGCGCAGTGGTGAAGGAGCTATCGGAGAAGATCTGTTGCCGTACTCTGTTCTCCACACATTATCACTCACTGGTGGAGGATCATGCTCGGGATCCTGCAGTCAGGCTTGGACACATG GCCTGCATGGTGGAGAATGAATGCGAGGACCCCAGTCAGGAGACCATCACCTTCCTGTACAAGTTCATCGGTGGCGCTTGTCCCAAAAGTTACGGGTTCAACGCAGCTCGCTTGGCTAATATTCCAGAGGAGGTCATCCAGTCCGGACATAAAAAGGCCCGGGAGTTCGAGAGGAGCACGGTGTCTCTCAGGTTATTTAA GAAATTGTGTTCATACGCTGAAGATGCCACCGCCGCTCGTGACGAGTTCAACACATTAGTTCAACTGATCTGCAGTTTGtag
- the fbxo11a gene encoding F-box only protein 11a: MNSVRATNRRPRRVSRPRPVPPDRNNAERDEEVPAEMVAEESGQGAQNSPYQLRRKSLLPKRTACPTKTNMEGASTSTTENFGHRAKRARVSGKSQDLPVTPAEQYLQVKLPDEVVLKIFSYLLEQDLCRAACVCKRFSELANDPILWKRLYMEVFEYTRPMMHPESGKFYQINPEEYEQPNPWKESFQQLYKGAHVKPGFAEHFYSNPARYKGRENMLYYDTIEDALGGVQEAHFDGLIFVHSGIYTDEWIYIESPITMIGAAPGKVADKVFIENTRDSTFVFMEGSEDAYVGYMTIKFNPDDKSAQHHNAHHCLEITVNCSPIIDHCIIRSTCTVGSAVCVSGQGASPTIKHCNISDCENVGLYITDHAQGIYEDNEISNNALAGIWVKNHGNPIIRRNHIHHGRDVGVFTFDHGMGYFESCNIHRNRIAGFEVKAYANPTVVRCEIHHGQTGGIYVHEKGRGQFIENKIYANNFAGVWITSNSDPTIRGNAIFNGNQGGVYIFGDGRGLIEGNDIYGNALAGIQIRTNSCPIVRHNKIHDGQHGGIYVHEKGQGVIEENEVYSNTLAGVWVTTGSTPVLRRNRIHSGKQVGVYFYDNGHGVLEDNDIYNHMYSGVQIRTGSNPKIRRNKIWGGQNGGILVYNSGLGFIEDNEIFDNAMAGVWIKTDSNPTLRRNKIHDGRDGGICIFNGGRGLLEENDIFRNAQAGVLISTNSHPVLRKNRIFDGFAAGIEITNHATATLEGNQIFNNRFGGLFLASGVNVTMKDNKIMNNQDAIEKAVSRGQCLYKISSYTSYPMHDFYRCHTCNTTDRNAICVNCIKKCHQGHDVEFIRHDRFFCDCGAGTLSNPCTLAGEPTHDTDTLYDSAPPIESNTLQHN, encoded by the exons ATGAAGAAGTCCCTGCAGAAATGGTTGCTGAAGAATCTGGTCAAGGAGCTCAAAATAGTCCATATCAACTTCGAAGAAAATCCCTGTTACCCAAGAGAACAGCGTGTCCAACGAAGACCAATATGGAG GGTGCTTCCACATCAACAACAGAAAACTTTGGGCATCGAGCGAAACGTGCCAGAGTGTCTGGAAAATCGCAAGATCTACCTG TTACCCCAGCTGAGCAATACCTGCAGGTGAAGCTTCCAGATGAGGTGGTTTTAAAGATCTTCTCTTACCTGTTGGAGCAGGATCTGTGTCGAGCAGCATGTGTGTGTAAACGCTTTAGTGAACTAGCCAATGACCCCATCCTATG GAAGAGACTCTACATGGAGGTGTTTGAGTACACACGGCCCATGATGCACCCCGAATCTGGAAAGTTTTACCAGATCAACCCAGAGGAGTACGAACAACCCAATCCCTGGAAGGAAAGCTTTCAGCAGCTG TATAAAGGAGCTCACGTCAAGCCGGGCTTCGCTGAACATTTCTACAGTAACCCAGCCAGATACAAAGGCAGAGAAAACATGCTG TATTACGACACCATCGAGGACGCTTTGGGAGGGGTTCAGGAAGCCCATTTCGACGGTTTGATATTCGTTCACTCTGGGATCTACACGGATGAATGGATCTACATCGAGTCGCCCATCACCATGATCGGCGCTG CTCCAGGGAAAGTCGCAGATAAAGTGTTTATCGAAAACACCAGAGATTCAACGTTTGTGTTCATGGAGGGCTCGGAAGACGCGTATGTCGGATACATGACGATAAAG TTCAATCCGGATGATAAATCAGCTCAGCATCACAACGCCCATCACTGCCTGGAGATCACGGTCAACTGCAGTCCCATTATAGATCACTGCATCATCCGCAGTACCTGCACAG TGGGTTCGGCGGTGTGTGTAAGCGGCCAGGGAGCGTCACCCACCATCAAACACTGTAACATCAGTGACTGTGAGAACGTGGGACTCTACATCACAGATCACGCACAG GGCATTTACGAAGACAATGAGATCTCCAATAATGCTCTAGCGGGGATCTGGGTGAAAAACCACGGCAACCCCATCATCAGACGCAACCACATCCATCACGGTAGAGATGTCGGAGTGTTCACCTTTGACCACGGCATG GGTTACTTTGAAAGCTGCAACATCCACAGGAACCGGATAGCGGGTTTTGAAGTGAAGGCGTACGCTAACCCTACAGTGGTACGCTGCGAGATTCATCACGGACAGACAGGAGGCATTTACGTTCACGAGAAGGGTCGAGGCCAGTTCATCGAGAACAAGATCTATGCAAACAATTTTGCGGGCGTGTGGATTACCTCAAACAGTGACCCCACAATCAG GGGTAATGCCATATTTAATGGCAACCAGGGTGGTGTTTACATATTTGGCGATGGCCGAGGTCTCATTGAAGGGAATGACATCTATGGCAACGCTTTAGCTGGGATCCAAATCCGGACCAACAGCTGCCCGATTGTACGGCACAACAAGATCCATGACGGACAGCATGGAGGCATCTATGTG CATGAGAAGGGTCAGGGTGTGATCGAAGAGAATGAGGTGTACAGTAACACGTTAGCAGGTGTTTGGGTGACAACAGGCAGCACGCCTGTACTCCGCAGAAACAGAATACACAGCGGTAAACAG GTGGGGGTTTACTTCTACGATAACGGTCATGGTGTGCTGGAAGATAATGACATCTATAACCACATGTACTCTGGAGTTCAGATCAG AACTGGTAGCAATCCCAAGATTAGAAGAAATAAAATCTGGGGTGGACAGAACGGAGGCATTCTTGTTTACAATTCAG GCTTGGGCTTTATAGAAGACAACGAGATCTTTGACAACGCCATGGCTGGAGTTTGGATCAAGACCGACAGCAACCCCACGCTCCGCAGAAACAAGATCCACGACGGGCGAGATGGAGGAATCTGTATTTTCAATGGAGGACGAG GTTTGTTGGAAGAGAACGATATCTTCAGGAACGCTCAAGCGGGAGTCCTCATTAGTACAAACAGCCATCCTGTGCTCCGAAAGAACAGGATATTCGACGGTTTTGCTGCTG GTATTGAGATTACAAATCACGCTACAGCAACGTTAGAAGGCAATCAGATTTTCAACAATCGATTTGGTGGATTGTTTCTTGCATCCGGTGTCAACGTCACAATGAAAG ataataaaataatgaacAATCAAGATGCCATTGAAaaagctgtaagcagaggtCAGTGCCTGTACAAGATTTCCAGTTACACCAGCTATCCAATGCACGATTTTTACAG ATGTCACACCTGCAACACGACAGACCGCAACGCCATCTGCGTGAACTGCATCAAGAAATGCCATCAAGGGCATGACGTAGAATTTATTAGACATGATAG GTTTTTCTGCGATTGTGGCGCTGGGACTTTGTCTAACCCGTGCACGCTAGCCGGAGAGCCGACTCACGATACAGACACGCTGTACGATTCGGCCCCTCCTATAGAGTCGAACACACTGCAGCACAACTGA
- the msh6 gene encoding DNA mismatch repair protein Msh6 isoform X1 yields the protein MAKQSSLFNFFTKSPPLVTKAKSSPSPVEADVPSNKSNTSPKEEAKINKKTTSKPVKDHQKTGHAKLFGDKAVSAKQSSSSMFSAGALVWAKMEGHPWWPCMVVPQPLTGQQMRGRGRDQRLHVHFFDEPPTRGWVNTKYIRDYQGSDSPDAKSGGVFFSGKPVIRKAMELADLAMKESAEQRLKMPMCADPSDEEEGDEEDMEVEKSTLSDEEMSEEEVEEKVKPGRRSSRAAAEKGQKSKRRRIVVASDSEDSGEEFKPDQHAAGSSDEEEEEETVSSGVEEESEPEAEPDSPVKPLKRKRSEKPAKAKNKPASSNTPKRAPVTSVTPSLGSNTKSRLSAFSAPDNFESQNSGTGGQDGGSTVWDHEKLDWLQDGKRKDGQRKRQSDENYDPTTLYVPEDFLNRTTPGMRRWWQLKSEMFDTVLFYKVGKFYELYHMDAVIGVNELALTFMKGSWAHSGFPEIGFGRFSDVLVQKGYKVARVEQTETPEMMEARCKAMARPTKFDRVVKREVCRIITRGTQTYSVLDGAPSETQSKYLLSVKEKSEEDSAGHGHIYGVCFVDTSVGHFHVGQFQDDRHCSRLRTMVAHYSPAQVLFEKGNPSAETLKMFKAILSSALQEGLNAGSQFWDAQKTLKILAEEDYFKESTADNEGGSVLPLTLKAMTSESDSLSLTPKKGYELALSALGGCMFYLKKCLVDQELLSMGNFEEYIPVDVEMEQAGGASCFFAKTRQRMVLDGVTLANLEILQNSSTGGPEGSLLERLDTCCTPFGKRLLKQWLCAPLCNPSSIADRLDALEDLMGAPSQATEVTDLLKKLPDLERLLSKIHSMGTPLKGQDHPDSRAVLYEELIYSKRKIADFLAALEGFKVMKEIVSVMDPIAEDFRAKLLRQVLLLKSEDKEGLFPDLSPELKRWDTAFDHQKARTTGVITPKAGFDPEFDQALSGIKDCEKDLQEYLDKQKKRLGCKNLSYWGTGRNRYQLEVPDSVSERSLPEEYEVRSTKKGWKRYSTKEIERLFSELQSLEDKRDAALKDCMRRLFYNFDKNYKDWQTAVECMAVLDVLLSLSRYSQSGDGPMVRPEMVLPGDRCQASPFLDLRGSRHPCVTKTFFGDDFIPNDIFIGCPGDNEEEDQDNMKALSPCVLVTGPNMGGKSTLMRQCGLVVILAQLGCYVPADSLRLTPVDRVFTRLGASDRIMSGESTFFVELSETASILLHATNHSLVLLDELGRGTATYDGTAIASAVVKELSEKICCRTLFSTHYHSLVEDHARDPAVRLGHMACMVENECEDPSQETITFLYKFIGGACPKSYGFNAARLANIPEEVIQSGHKKAREFERSTVSLRLFKKLCSYAEDATAARDEFNTLVQLICSL from the exons ATGGCTAAGCAAAGTTCCCTGTTTAATTTCTTCACAAAGTCACCGCCGCTCGTGACAAAGGCCAAATCCAGCCCGTCACCGGTGGAAGCGGACGTTCCCTCAAACAAATCCAACACATCTCCTAAAGAAGAGGCGAAAATTAACAAGAAAACCACATCAAAACCAGTCAAAGATCACCAGAAGACCGGCCATGCGAAACTTTTTGGAGATAAAGCGGTTTCTGCAAAGCAGAG TTCCTCATCTATGTTTAGTGCTGGTGCTCTTGTATGGGCTAAGATGGAGGGTCATCCCTGGTGGCCCTGTATGGTTGTGCCTCAGCCTCTGACCGGACAGCAGATGAGAGGTCGTGGCCGAGACCAAAGACTTCACGTGCACTTCTTTGACGAACCACCGACACGTGGTTGGGTTAACACAAAGTACATAAGGGACTATCAAG GTTCTGATAGCCCAGATGCCAAATCAGGTGGTGTTTTCTTTAGTGGTAAACCTGTTATTCGTAAAGCGATGGAGCTGGCAGACCTTGCAATGAAAGAGAGTGCAGAGCAGAGACTGAAGATGCCAATGTGTGCGGATCCCTCGGATGAAGAAGAGGGAGATGAAGAGGATATGGAG GTTGAGAAATCAACCTTATCAGATGAGGAAATGTCTGAAGAAGAGGTTGAGGAAAAGGTAAAGCCTGGTCGTCGTTCATCTCGTGCTGCAGCCGAAAAAGGTCAGAAGTCCAAGCGTCGACGCATTGTGGTGGCGTCTGACAGCGAGGACTCCGGTGAAGAGTTTAAACCTGATCAGCACGCAGCAGGTAGCAGtgatgaggaggaagaggaggagacTGTGAGCAGTGGGGTTGAGGAAGAGAGCGAACCCGAGGCAGAACCAGACAGCCCTGTGAAACCATTGAAACGCAAACGCTCTGAAAAGCCAGCTAAAGCAAAGAACAAACCTGCCTCCTCAAATACCCCTAAACGGGCACCAGTAACATCTGTAACTCCATCTTTGGGATCTAACACCAAGTCACGCCTATCTGCTTTCTCTGCCCCGGACAACTTTGAGAGTCAGAACAGTGGTACCGGCGGACAGGATGGAGGGTCCACCGTGTGGGACCACGAGAAACTCGACTGGCTTCAGGATGGCAAAAGAAAAGATGGCCAGCGAAAACGTCAGTCTGACGAAAACTACGACCCCACGACTCTATACGTACCCGAGGATTTTTTGAACAGGACAACACCTGGAATGCGCCGCTGGTGGCAGCTGAAGAGTGAAATGTTTGATACGGTTCTGTTTTATAAGGTTGGCAAGTTCTACGAGCTCTACCACATGGATGCCGTTATTGGCGTGAATGAATTGGCTCTAACCTTCATGAAGGGCAGTTGGGCCCATTCTGGCTTCCCTGAGATTGGCTTTGGACGTTTCTCTGATGTTCTGGTACAGAAAGGCTACAAAGTGGCTCGTGTGGAACAAACCGAGACACCTGAGATGATGGAAGCGAGATGTAAGGCCATGGCACGTCCCACCAAGTTTGACCGTGTTGTCAAGCGAGAGGTTTGTCGAATCATCACGCGAGGCACCCAGACCTACAGCGTGCTTGACGGTGCCCCTTCTGAAACGCAAAGCAAGTATCTGCTCAGCGTTAAAGAGAAGAGTGAAGAAGACAGCGCAGGTCATGGCCACATCTACGGGGTCTGCTTCGTCGACACTTCTGTAGGACACTTCCACGTCGGACAGTTTCAAGATGACCGACACTGTTCCCGTCTGCGTACCATGGTGGCACACTACTCTCCCGCCCAGGTTCTGTTTGAGAAGGGCAACCCATCAGCTGAGACGCTTAAAATGTTTAAGGCCATCTTGTCATCTGCTCTACAGGAAGGACTGAATGCTGGTTCACAGTTTTGGGATGCCCAGAAGACTCTCAAGATTCTTGCAGAGGAAGACTACTTCAAAGAAAGCACAGCTGACAACGAAGGAGGATCGGTTCTCCCTTTGACCCTTAAAGCTATGACGTCTGAAAGTGACTCTCTGAGTCTCACTCCAAAGAAGGGGTATGAACTAGCTCTTTCTGCACTTGGGGGCTGCATGTTCTACCTTAAGAAATGTCTTGTAGACCAAGAGCTTCTTTCTATGGGCAACTTTGAGGAGTATATTCCTGTGGATGTTGAGATGGAGCAAGCAGGTGGAGCGTCATGTTTTTTTGCAAAGACTCGCCAAAGGATGGTCCTGGATGGAGTGACCCTTGCCAATCTTGAGATCCTTCAGAATAGCTCGACCGGGGGTCCGGAGGGATCCCTGCTTGAACGGTTGGATACCTGCTGCACTCCTTTTGGAAAAAGACTCCTCAAGCAATGGCTCTGCGCCCCTCTTTGTAATCCATCCTCTATTGCAGATCGTTTAGATGCGCTGGAGGATCTGATGGGTGCTCCATCCCAAGCTACTGAAGTCACAGACCTACTGAAGAAGCTTCCAGATCTTGAGAGACTACTGAGTAAAATCCACAGCATGGGAACTCCTTTGAAAGGACAGGACCATCCAGACTCCCGAGCCGTTCTGTACGAAGAGCTCATCTACAGCAAACGAAAGATAGCAGACTTTCTCGCAGCGCTCGAGGGCTTCAAAGTCATGAAAGAAATTGTGTCAGTCATGGACCCTATTGCTGAAGACTTCCGGGCTAAGCTGTTGCGGCAGGTGTTGCTTTTAAAATCAGAAGACAAAGAGGGGCTTTTTCCCGACCTTTCACCAGAGCTCAAACGTTGGGACACGGCTTTCGACCATCAGAAAGCTCGGACCACTGGTGTGATAACCCCAAAGGCCGGCTTCGACCCAGAGTTTGACCAGGCTCTTAGTGGAATAAAAGACTGTGAGAAAGACCTGCAAGAATACCTGGACAAACAGAAGAAGAGATTGGGTTGCAAAAACTTGTCTTATTGGGGAACAGGAAGGAACCGTTACCAGTTAGAAGTTCCTGATAGTGTTTCCGAAAGAAGCTTGCCGGAGGAGTACGAGGTGAGATCCACTAAGAAGGGTTGGAAGCGATACTCGACCAAAGAGATTGAGCGTCTGTTTTCAGAGCTGCAGAGCTTGGAAGACAAAAGAGATGCTGCACTTAAGGACTGCATGAGAAGACTCTTCTACAATTTTGACAAGAATTACAAAGACTGGCAAACCGCTGTGGAGTGCATGGCTGTTCTTG ATGTGTTGTTGAGCTTATCCCGGTACAGTCAGAGCGGTGATGGGCCAATGGTGAGACCCGAGATGGTTCTTCCAGGGGACAGGTGTCAGGCTTCACCCTTCTTGGATCTAAGAGGTTCTCGTCATCCATGTGTCACCAAGACCTTCTTTGGCGACGACTTCATCCCCAATGACATCTTCATCGGTTGCCCTGGTGATAATGAAGAAGAGGATCAAGATAACATGAAAGCACTTTCCCCATGTGTTCTAGTCACTGGGCCAAACATGGGAGGCAAATCCACACTAATGAGACAG TGCGGTCTGGTGGTGATTTTGGCTCAGTTGGGCTGTTATGTGCCTGCTGACAGTTTGCGTCTCACTCCTGTGGACCGAGTTTTCACTCGGCTTGGTGCCTCTGATCGCATCATGTCGG GTGAGAGTACTTTCTTTGTGGAGCTCAGTGAGACGGCCAGCATTTTGCTGCACGCAACCAACCACTCTCTCGTCCTCCTCGATGAACTGG GCAGAGGTACGGCCACATATGACGGTACAGCCATCGCCAGCGCAGTGGTGAAGGAGCTATCGGAGAAGATCTGTTGCCGTACTCTGTTCTCCACACATTATCACTCACTGGTGGAGGATCATGCTCGGGATCCTGCAGTCAGGCTTGGACACATG GCCTGCATGGTGGAGAATGAATGCGAGGACCCCAGTCAGGAGACCATCACCTTCCTGTACAAGTTCATCGGTGGCGCTTGTCCCAAAAGTTACGGGTTCAACGCAGCTCGCTTGGCTAATATTCCAGAGGAGGTCATCCAGTCCGGACATAAAAAGGCCCGGGAGTTCGAGAGGAGCACGGTGTCTCTCAGGTTATTTAA GAAATTGTGTTCATACGCTGAAGATGCCACCGCCGCTCGTGACGAGTTCAACACATTAGTTCAACTGATCTGCAGTTTGtag